One Doryrhamphus excisus isolate RoL2022-K1 chromosome 17, RoL_Dexc_1.0, whole genome shotgun sequence genomic region harbors:
- the sostdc1a gene encoding sclerostin domain-containing protein 1a, translated as MHQESCHSLVLLCILLRSSGQAFKNDATELLSSHASAPVAGEQHGNVSLNRARSGGRAAAAAAAAGTERDRSEQSQIGCRELRSTKYISDGHCTSINPIKELVCAGECLPAQMLQNWIGGPYSRKLWSRRGAGTSSASSQDWRCVNDKTRTQRIRLQCQDGSTRTYKITAVISCKCKRYSRQHNESGHKFEPAVLSPPQLLHKHKAKSRKQMGKKRLSENWHQSEP; from the exons ATGCACCAAGAGTCGTGCCACTCTTTGGTTTTACTTTGCATCCTCCTGAGGAGCAGCGGCCAAGCCTTCAAGAACGATGCCACGGAGCTCCTCTCCTCGCATGCGAGCGCACCGGTGGCGGGGGAGCAGCACGGCAACGTGTCGCTGAATCGGGCACGCTCCGGTGGGCgagcggcagcggcggcggcggcggccggGACAGAGCGCGACAGAAGCG AGCAAAGCCAAATTGGATGCAGAGAGTTGAGGTCCACCAAGTACATCTCAGATGGCCACTGCACCAGCATCAATCCCATTAAGGAGCTGGTGTGTGCCGGCGAGTGTCTACCAGCTCAGATGCTCCAGAACTGGATCGGCGGACCCTACAGCAGAAAGTTGTGGTCTCGCCGCGGCGCCGGCACGAGCAGCGCCAGCAGCCAGGACTGGCGGTGCGTCAACGACAAGACTCGCACTCAACGCATCCGGTTGCAGTGCCAGGACGGCAGCACCAGAACGTACAAAATCACGGCGGTCATCTCCTGTAAGTGCAAGAGATACTCCAGGCAGCACAACGAGTCAGGCCACAAGTTTGAGCCCGCGGTTCTGTCACCGCCGCAGCTCCTGCACAAGCACAAGGCCAAGAGCAGGAAGCAGATGGGGAAGAAGCGCTTGAGTGAGAACTGGCACCAGTCAGAACCATGA